In Mobula birostris isolate sMobBir1 chromosome 2, sMobBir1.hap1, whole genome shotgun sequence, the genomic stretch TTAGCAGCCCGGCCTGctcggggagaggggagacagacGGTTACTGGCTAGGCCTGTGGGGGAGGGAGGtagtgagggagtgagtgagcaGAGGGGCGGATggacagagaaagggagggacaAAGGaagagagggtcagagggagggaggggtggaagaGACGGGTGCTGGGAAGGTAGAGGGAatgagggggatggagagagcaAGATTGGGGGTTAAAGGGATCGAGACGGgacggagggagagggagagagtgagaggggtggagggaaaccagagacagatggagggaaggtggaaagagggatgggggggaggaaGTACGGACGTGCTGAAAGAGGGGCCAGCCTACCGTTTGTCAGACGGGTACAGCTCCACGGTGAGGACGTTGAGTGCGTTCCAGGAGGCGATGCTGACTCCCCCAAACAGGCAGAGCAGGGCGATCATGGCCGACTCATTGTTGCCAAAGGAGACGAAGAAACAGCTGATGCACGAGAGGGTGCTGGATCCggctggggagaggggggaacgtgacagggagagagacataAGGGAGGGCGAGCGAGGAGATTAGAGGGAAGAGACAGCGGGGCCAgaaagaggaggagaggagggagtgtAGGGAGGATTCACAAGAGGGATGAGTGGAGGGAATATGAGGGAGGGGTAAGTataggagtgagtggagagggcaggaggtggtggagggaagGTAAGGGATTAGAGGGGAGACGGGTTAACGGGGGCATGTGAAGGGTtcgagggagtgagggaggaatGGGAGGGAAGAGGATGAGGAGGGTAGGGAGGAAGGTGGTGGAGGAAAGGGTGGACAGTGTTAGGAGGGCGATGGTTGTAGGAGGAGGTGAAGTGGGGGTATGATGGTAGGTGACGGACAGAAGGGAGAGATTGTGTTTAGAAGCAGAACTAGGCACAGGTTCAGACTTGGGGCTAAATCCCTCCGGACCTCTAAGGCCAGGTTCCTACATTCCCAATTTGCCACTTACTTCATGAATTCCTCCCCTGAAGTTCCTGTCACCCCCACCCGCCTCAAAAGCCCCTGAGAACTCCTGAGGTTGACAAGGTcgagagcttcaagttccgagGCGTGGacatcacagccaagaaagctcaccaaagcCCCGACTCCCCGTTGACCTGCcgggatgcataatggcttggtgcatccactgctctgcccgtgaccgcAAAATACAGCAGAGAGTTGCGGACCCAGCTCACATCACACAATCCAGACTCCCCTCTATGGACACCACCTTGGCgaattatttgtttgtttattcagcCCAGAAGAGCccattccagcccttcaagccatgctgcccagcaacccaactatttaacgctagtctaatcacaggacgcTTAACCAACCAgccggactgtgggaggacaccagagcacccggagaaaaccctcgcggtcacggggagaatgtacaagttccTCACAGACTGCAGAAGGAGTTGAGCTCCAGTCTTAACGGTTggtccacccccccacccccgcggcCGCACTCACCCAGCATTCGGAGGCGACCGATCTTGTCCATGAGGAGAGCGGAGACGATGTTGCCGGGCAGCACGGCCAGCGTTCCCAGGAAGCTGACGAAGTAGATCATGTAGGCGTTGTTCTCGTCACTGAAGTCCAGCTGGCAGCCCTCCTTACTGTGCAGAAAGGTGCTGTTCACCAGCCGGCAGCCCAGCAGCTTGTAGTCAAAGAAAtctgtgggaggggagaggggagggtcaCATTCCACCACCTGCTCACCGGGTGTTCAACTGTGACAGGCTTCACACGTAAACCACTGTCTCCCACACCCGGGCTCTTACACACAGTGAACAGGAAtacacgtatacacacacacacgcacgcacagtTTAGCACGCATAGTCTGACACGTATACATGCACACTCTCGTGGACATGCTGGGACACACCCAGATTCTCTCTCtcattcatacacacacacacacacagcgacATTCACACTCGCACCCACCAGTGTACAATAAATTCAAGAGAAAGCCAATAGTTGTCAGGGAGGCGGGGAGACAGACAGGATGGCGGAGTGACGATGGAGGTGTtggagggaaggtgggggagggaaaggatttggagttggaggGGAGTTGTAGGGAAAACAAAGAGGGAAGGGGGTGTGATTGGTAGATGGAAAGGGATAGATGAGGGGAGGAACTGAGAGATGGGATAGGGAGTGAAACAGAAAAGGGGTGAGAGgatgagagacggggaggggtgagagggtgagagacgaggaaggggtgagagggtgagagacaggggagggatgagagacagggaggggtgagagggtgagagacaggaggggtgagagggtgagagacaggaggggtgagagggtgagagacgagggaggggtgagagacggaggggtgagagacggggagaggggaggggtgagagacggggaggggtgagagatgggggaggggtgagagggtgagagacggggaggggtgagagacgagggaaggggtgagagatggtggaggggtgagagacggggaggggtgagagacgagggaaggggtgagagatggtggaggggtgagagacagaggggagggtgagagacggggagggggtgagagggtgagagacggggaggggtgagagggtgaaagatgggtgagagggtgagagacgggggaggggtgagagacggggaggggtgagagatggaggaagcggagtgagagacaggtaaaGGGATGAGAAACggggggagggagtgagagacaggggagagggtgagaggtggaggggagggggtgagagatgGAGGTAAGGGATGAGACACAGAGCGAGAGATTCGGGGCGATAACAGACTTCCAGAGTCGGTGAACCTGTGTTGTAGAACAACGTCGAGACAAACGTGCAGTTCTTGAAGAAAGTGTTGCTGGAGGTGATATCCTCAAAGTAGCAGTCTTCGAAGAGCGAGTCCTCGAAGATCACTGACTTCATCTTCATGCCAATAAACctacagaagaatgaggaaagagaTGTCGACAATGAGTTGATAAAACCAGGATCAGATATACTCAATCaatccccatctcccctcccctctcttcccacttacttcccctctcctctcttcccacttacttcccctctcctcacctcccttcctctcctcacctcccttcctctccttccccctcccctcacctcatctcccTACCCCTTtcgcttcccctccccttcccctcctttccccttccctcacctccttaccctacccctcccctccccttcccacccccaaccctcccctccacccacctcccttcctctccttccctacctcttcccctttctctcccttcccctcccctcacctccctcccctcctttcaCCCTCCCTTCCTCTTCGCCTCCACCGCCCCCCTGCTGCTACTGGCCAGGAAACTCACTTGTCATTGTAGTAATCTCCGTTCCTGTGGATTTGGTTTTCCAACGTGAAGTTGAAGGTGAAATGCTCGACTTTCTCCTTGTAAAAGAGTTTTGTTCGGGAGGAGTACTCCAACATTTGGAGGTGTTTAATCATGTCGGGGAACCAGACTGTGAGGCCATAGTAACTGTGGGCAGAGAGGTCACAGTGAGTGCGAGTGTGTCAACCTGTCGCACACTCGcatcgtcccgtcacacactcccactgtCCTCTTGCACACTTGCACTATAATTTGGAGTCGGACACAGAGTGtcattcccatcacacactccccgggtcagacatAAAATGAGACTCCCTCCACATCCTCcattcacacactcctggggtcagacacagagtgaagctccctctacactgtcccatcacacactcccggggtcagacacagagtgaaactccctctacactgtcccatcacacactcccggggtcagacacagagtgaaactccctctacaccgtcccatcacacactcccggggtcagacacagagtgaagctccctctacaccgtcccatcacacactcccggggtcagacacagagtgaaactccctccacaccgtcccatcacacactcccggggtcagacacagagtgaagctccctctacaccgtcccatcacacactcccggggtcagacacagagtgaaactccctctacactgtcccatcacacactcccagggtcagacacagagtgaagctccccctacactgtctcatcacacactcccggggtcagacacagagtgaaactccctccacactgtcccatcacacactcccggggtcagacacagagtgaaactccctctacaccctcccatcacacactcccggggtcagacacagagtgaagctccctctacactatcccatcacacactcccggggtcagacacagagtgaaactccctccacactgtcccatcacacactcccggggtcagacacagagtgaaactccctccacactgtcccatcacacactcccggggtcagacacagagtgaaactccctctacaccgtcccatcacacactcctggggtcagacacagagtgaagctccctccacaccatcccatcacacactcccggggtcagacacagagtgaagctccctctacaccatcccatcacacactcccagtgtcagacacagagtgaagcttcctccacaccgtcacatcacacactcccggggtcagacacagagtgaaactccctccacactatcccatcacacactcccggggtcagacactgagtgaagctccctccacaccgtcccatcacacactcccggggtcagacatagagtgaagctccctctacaccgtcccatcacacactcccggggtcagacacagagtgaaactccctctacaccgtcccatcacacactcctgaggtcagacacagagtgaaactctctctgcactgtcccatcacacactcccggggtcagacacagagtgaagcttcctctacactgtcccatcacacactcccggggtcagacacagagtgaagccacCCCACTCCCAACAATGTCCACTCATGTACAGTCAGGAGAGGGGCAATTGGAGATAGAAGGAGAGTGTTGTGAGGAGGAGAGGACATGTGGAGGGGTGTGATAGTAAAGGAGCACGTGGTTGGTGTTAGGGTTGAGGAGGATCCTAAGCAGATGAGTGGTTTGATCCCCACTCTGAGAAATGAGGTGTGAGAGACCCTGGGGTATCGGGTTACTGGGGTGAGGTCCAATGCTGGAGAAAGACCCCAAGGTCAGAAGGGAGCAAGCAAGGGTGTCAGAGGGTGTCGCTGGGGCTCTGGACAGAGGAGGGAATGCGACAATGAGACCCCGTACACAGGGTTCTGGCTGTGGGGATGGAGGGGCAAGAGATGGCCCTGGATCCTGTCATGGTCACTGCTGGGTTGGCAAAATGACCACCCTTGGGGTCCCTCTTGAGTTGGTGAGTGGCCCTTAGGTACAGAGGGAGGGCAGGCGGAGTTTGATCCGTGAAGAAGGAATATCCGGAAGTTATAAGGAAGTTTAAAAGCCTGAAGCACAGCCAACCTAAGTGTCTCTCAGATTAGAAAGGGATGTGGCGAATCAGGTGGTTTGAAGGTCAtattagatgggctgaatagccacgTGACCAGGGAAGTGTTTAGACTGATTTAGTACaatatttgcagatgataccactgcaGTGGGCCGTATCCCAAAGAACAATGAGTTGGAGTCCGGGAAGGAGTAGGAGAGCCACGGGAGATGGTGTCATGAAAACAATCTCTCCCCCCATGTCAACGAAAGAGCTGGGGTGGGGGCTGCAGTCAACATCGTCGGTGTTGCGGTCgggagggttgagagcttcaagttccccagtgtgaacatcaccagtgatctgtCCTCTTCCAACCTTGGAGAcagcaagaaagctcaccagtgcctctggctaaacaaattcacCATGCCCCGTTTGACTCCtttgcaccatagaaaacatcctatcaCGGCTTgctacggcaactgctctgcctgtggccgtaagaaactgcagagttgcgGCCACAGCTCAGCgcgtcacagaaaccagcctcccctccatggactctgtcttcaCGTCTCACTGTactgtgaaggaccccacgcacccctcagacaaactcttctccctcctgccacctggcaaaaggcaacaaagcattcgggctctcacgaccagactgtgcaacagtttctttccccaagccatcagactcctcaatactcagagtctagtctgacaccaacctacacacacacacacacacacacacacactcactcactcagctgaacaccactccactccctttgcaattcttgctcatttctttctcaattcctgctaaaacattgtttacatttagaTCATTTataattatattgtaatttgtcctttactgtgcctattgtcttgtttattaattactgtactgtcttgcactgttttgtgcattttatgtAGTCCCATGTAGGCctgaagtctagtgtagttttgtgttgtttcatgtagcaccatggtcctgggggaatgttgtttcgtttttactgtgtactgcactagctgttatggttgaaatgacaataaaagcgactcGACTCTCGATATCACTGCCTCagtgccacgggcctgaatgacttccgtccagttgcactcattgcaaagtgctttgagagattggttctatcacatctgaaatcctgtctgcccactaccctggacccccatcaatttgcctatcgcaccaacaggtccacggaggatgccatctccacggcacttcactctgccctgacccacctggacagccccaactcttaacGTCAGAAtgtgttcattgactttagtttggcattcaatactgtgatcccctccaagctgatcgccaaacttcgccagttTAGTATCaactcatccctctgcaactggaccttggactttctgactaacagaccccaatcagtgaagttagacaacctctcctcctccactctcaccctgaacaccggcgtgcctcaaggctgtgtgctgagccctcttctgtactcccttttcacctatgactgcattcctgtacatggttctaactccataaaccagtttgcagacgacaccacggtggttggtctgatcagcggggatgacgagacggcctacagggacgaggttcagcacctggccgcgtggtgtgccgacaacaatctggcccttaacgcCCAGAAGACCAAgcagatcattgtggacttcaggcatgcgaggagccacactcacatccccatctacatcaatggagctgtagtggagcgtgtatcaagcttcaaattccttggtgtccacatttccgaggatctcacctggtccctgaactcctccatcctgatcaaaaaggcgcaacagtgcctttatttcctgcggagcatcaagaaagctcacctctgtcccaggatactgacggacttctaccgctgtaccattgagagcatactcaccaactgcatctcagtgtggtatggcaattgtcccgtatccgactgcaaagcactccagtgtgcggtgaaaactgcccagtggattatcgacacccaattgcccaccattgagaacatctaccataaacgctgcctgggcagggtgagaagcattatcaaggatgtatctcaccctaaccatggactttttactctcctcccatccggtaggcgctacaggagcctccgctcccgcaccagcaggcacaggaagagcttcttccctgaggctgtgaccctgctgaacctcacatcacagcgctaagcagtattgcacccatatcgaactgtctcagtacttttgtatttgtatgctgtagcacttactttttattcacagttattttataaataacactatgctttgcatttctggtcagatgctaactgcatttcattggctttgtatctgtacttggcacaatgacaataaagttgaacctaatctaatgtaatcagtaaagcagccagcagaatcaaagaccccacccaccccgggagacctctcttctcccctcccatacaaaagcctgaaagcacaatccatcaggctcaaggtcagcttctatcCTGCGGTTATAAGATTATTGATCAGTCCCCTAGTACAATGACATGAGctcttcacctcacaatctaccccatGGTGACTCTCGTACCTTACTGTCTGCCAGAACTGTACTGTCCCTGTAACTGAagctctttattctgcattgttgcaGCTCGacgaccttcgtctggtcagggagagtgaggcggtgatagaaaggagctataggcaggtggtcacactggggccacgggagacaggcaagtgggtcacagtcaggagagggaaggggaaaagtcagggactagagagcacccctgtggctgtaccccttgacaataagtactcctgtttgagtactgttggtggggaacagcctacctgggggaagcaacagaggccatgcctctggcacagagtctggccttgtggctcagaagggtagggaaaggaagaggatggcagcagtgataggggactctatagttagggggtcagacaggcgattctgtggacgcaggaaagaaactcggatggtagtttgcctcccaggtgccagggtccaggatgtttcagatcatgtccaagatatcctgcagtgggagggagaacaaccagaggtcgtggtacatattggtaccaatgacataggtaggaaaagggaagaggtcctgaaaaaaggctacagggagttaggaaggaagttgagaagcaggaccataaaggtagtcatctcgggattattgcctgtgccacgcgacagtgggTATAGGAAtaaagtgaggtggaggataaatgcgtggctgagggattggagcagggggcagggattcaggtttctggatcactggggcaggagtgacctgtacataaaggatgggttgcacttgaatcccagagggaccaatatcctggtggggaggtttgctaaggctactggggagagtttaaactacaaacgtagaattgttggggggtgggaaccgaactgaagagattggggaagaggctgttggctcacaaacagagaaagcttgtagacagtgtgagaaggaggataggcaggtgatagagaagggaagcGCTCAGACCTatgtttgagatgtatctattttaatgcaaggagtgttgtgaacaaagcggatgagcttagagcgtggatcagtacttggagctatgatgtggtggccattacagagacttggatggctcaggggcaggaatggctactttaagtgccgggttttagatgtttcagaaaggacagggacggaggcaaaagaggtgggggtgtgacactgttgatcagagatggtgtcacggctgcagaaaaggtggacgccagggagggattgtctatggagtctctgtggttgaaggttaggaacaggaaggg encodes the following:
- the LOC140207684 gene encoding synaptic vesicle glycoprotein 2A-like isoform X2, with product MGSSCSAACSQASGLEAPFPSSSPTSQNSWPRRSAGSISAGCACSGCLGGSTRLPWLGLSSPTTNGKHDEGWMILKQIHDTNMRAKGFPERVFSVTHIKVPQQEDELIEIQSDTGTWYRRWCVRFTNLFQQVWANFLQCFTAQYRRTTLLMMAVWFTMSFSYYGLTVWFPDMIKHLQMLEYSSRTKLFYKEKVEHFTFNFTLENQIHRNGDYYNDKFIGMKMKSVIFEDSLFEDCYFEDITSSNTFFKNCTFVSTLFYNTDFFDYKLLGCRLVNSTFLHSKEGCQLDFSDENNAYMIYFVSFLGTLAVLPGNIVSALLMDKIGRLRMLAGSSTLSCISCFFVSFGNNESAMIALLCLFGGVSIASWNALNVLTVELYPSDKRTTAFGFLNALCKLAAVLGISIFQSFVGITRAVPILLASTALALGSYLALKLPETRGLVLQ